The DNA segment CTGCCCGACCGCGCGCGGCGCGCTGGCGATCTGCCGCGCCACCGCGCCATAGGTGGTGACCTTGCCACGCGGCACGTTCGAGATCGCTTGCCAGACCCGGCGCTGGAAGGCGCTGCCGACCGGCGCCAGCGGGATGTCGAAGCGTGCATCCGGATCGGCGTAGTAGGCCTCCAGTTGCCGCGCCAGGCGTTGCGTGACCGCGTTGGCCGGCGCGACGAGCCGCATGCTCGCGGGCAGGTAGACGATTTCGCGGACGAATTCGCCGTCGGTGCGCACGCCGATCTTGCCGAAAGGGGCTGGGAGGATGGCGTCGAAGATGGAGTCCATGGCAGGGGTGGGAAGCGCGAGCCTGGATTTTAGAGCATGGCGTCGGCGCCGGGATGCGCGGCGGCCCGTGGGGCGCATCGCCAAGGGCCATGCAACCGCTTGATTGGGGTTTCCCCTTCCTTGAGTTCTGGTCTGGCTTATTATTTAATTCAAACTGAATTAATTAATGCCGCAGCTAGACGCACCGCCGCCACCCGGTGCGCAACATGCTTCAAGCGGCACTCATAACAGCATTCGGAGACCACATGAACAGTGCCAAGGCCGGCCGCGGCGTGAATTCCGCCAGTTTGCGGCTGTACAACGAGCGCGCTCTGCTGCTGGCGCTGCGGCATGCCGGGGAAGCGTCCAAGGCGGATCTCGCCCGCATCGCGCAGCTCACCAACACGGCGGTGGGCAGCATCGTGCAGACGCTCACCGAGGATGGCCTGATCCATGTGGCCGGCCGCCGCCAGGACGGACAGCGCGGCCAGCCGGCCAGCCTGATCCGCCTGCAACCCAAGGGCGCGTTCGGCATCGGGGTCCGGCTGGACCGCGGCAGCATCGAGTGCGTGATGGTGGACTTTGGCGGCGAGATTCTCGCCAGCCGCGCCCACCAGATGGTCCTGCCTCACCCGGAGCAAGCGCTGGCGCTGGTGCGCGACGACGTGGCCGAACTGCGTGCGCTGCTCACGCCGGCCGAGCGCAAGCGCCTGCTTGGCATCGGCGTGGCCCAGCCTTACAACCTGGGCGCCTGGCTGCGCGAGCTGGACCTGCAGGACGAGGCATCGCAGGCCACCTTCCGCGCCTGGGATGCCGTGGACTTTGCCGCAGCGCTGTCGGATGCCACCGGCCTGCCGGTGTTTGGCGAGAACGACGGCACCGCTGCTGCCGTGGCCGAGCTGTTCTACGGTAGCCATCACGCGCAGAGCTTCCTCTATGTCTTCGTTGGCCCGGCCATCGGCGGCGGCGTCGCGCTCAATGGCGACTGCGTGCGCGGCGTGTCGGGCAATGCCGGCGACATCGGCATGATGCCGGTGCAGCCCAGCACCCTGGCCTCCGCGCCGCGCACCGGCAAGCGGCGCGACATCCTGCTGGCGCGCGCCTCGCTCAACGCGCTGACGCGCCACCTGCGCTACCACGGCGTGGCCATCGACGGCCACGCCGATCTGGAAGCGCAGGTGCGCGCCCGGCACCCGGCGGTGGCGCAGTGGCTGGACGACTGCATCGATGCGCTGGCGCCCGCCATGCAATCCGCGCTGGCGGTGCTCGACGTGCCGCTGATCATCCTTGACGCTGATATCGACGGTGGCCTGGTGCAGGCGCTGATCGAGCGCCTGCAAGGCGAGCTGGATGACGGCGCGCCCGAGGCCCGGCGAGCGCCACGCGTGGTGCGTGGCTGCTTTGGCGCCAACGCCGGCGCAGTCGGTGCCGCGTCGCTGCCGATGTTCATGAATTTCTCGCCGCGAGCCGACATGCTCAAAGGCGCATCCGCCATGATTCCGGAGGCCAACCATGCCATCGTCTGATCTGTCCGCTTCGGCTATTTCGGCTGCTTTGTCCGATACTTCGGATGCGTCCGATATGTCCGATATGTCCGATACGTCCACCAAGGCGCCGCTGCTGGCGCTGCGCAATATCTGCAAGACCTTCCCCGGCGTGCGCGCGCTGCGCAAGGTCGAGCTCACGGCCTACGCCGGCGAGGTCCACGCCCTGATGGGCGAGAACGGCGCCGGCAAGTCGACGCTGATGAAGATCCTGTCCGGCGCCTATACCGCGGACCCCGGCGGCGAATGCCATATCGACGGGCAACGGGTGCAGATCGATGGGCCGCAATCGGCGCGCGACCTTGGCGTCGCGGTGATCTACCAGGAGCTCAGCCTGGCGCCCAACCTGAGCGTGGCCGAGAACATCTACCTGGGCCGCGCCCTGCAGCGGCGCGGGCTGGTGGCGCGCGGCGACATGGTGCGCGCCTGCGCGCCCACGCTGGCCAGGCTCGGCGCGGATTTCTCGCCTGCGGCGAACGTGGCGAGCCTGTCGATCGCGCAGCGCCAGCTGGTGGAAATCGCGCGGGCCGTGCACTTCGAGGCGCGCATCCTGGTGATGGACGAGCCCACCACGCCGCTGTCCACGCACGAGACGGATCGCCTGTTCGCGCTGATTCGCCAGTTGCGTGGCGAAGGCATGGCGATTCTCTATATCAGCCATCGCATGGCCGAGATCGACGAGCTGGCCGATCGCGTGACCGTGTTGCGCGACGGCTGCTTCGTTGGCACGCTGGACCGCGCGCACCTGTCGCAGGCGGCGCTGGTCAAGATGATGGTGGGGCGCGACCTGTCAGGCTTCTACACCAAGACGCACGGCCAGGCGGTCGAGCGTGAGGTGATGCTGTCCGTGCGCGACGTGGCCGATGGCCGGCGCGTCAAGGGCTGCAGCTTCGACCTGCGCGCCGGCGAGGTGCTGGGGCTGGCGGGCCTGGTCGGCGCGGGCCGCACGGAGCTGGCGCGGCTGGTGTTTGGCGCCGACGCGCGCACGCGCGGCGAGGTCCGCATTGCCAACCCGGCCGGCTCGGGCGGTCTGGTCACGCTGCCGGCCGGCGGCCCGCGCCAGGCCATCGATGCCGGCATCGCCTACCTGACCGAGGACCGCAAGCTGCAGGGCCTGTTCCTGGACCAGAGCGTGCATGAGAACATCAACCTGATCGTGGCCGCGCGCGACGCACTAGGCCTGGGCCGCCTGAACCGGACCGCCGCGCGCCGCCGCACGACCGAGGCCATCGACACGCTGGGCATCCGCGTGGCGCATGCGCAGGTCAACGTGGGCGCGCTGTCCGGCGGCAACCAGCAGAAGGTGATGCTGTCGCGGCTGCTGGAAATCCAGCCGCGCGTGCTGATCCTGGATGAGCCCACGCGTGGCGTGGACATCGGCGCCAAATCGGAGATCTACCGGCTGATCAACGCGCTGGCCCAGAGCGGCGTGGCGATCCTGATGATCTCCAGCGAGCTGCCCGAAGTGGTGGGCCTGTGCGACCGCGTGCTGGTCATGCGCGAGGGCACGCTGGCCGGCGAGGTGCGCCCCGCCGGCAGCGCGGCCGAAACTCAGGAACGCATCATTGCGCTGGCCACCGGCGCGGCGGCGGCGGCGCCCGCCTGGGTGGACGTGCCGTTGCCTGGCGCCGGCAACGCAACTGGCATCACGCTGCATTGAGACCCGGTGCAGCCTCTGCACCACCCGCACGAGACAACGATGATCGACACCGGCCTGCAGCGCCACGCAGCCGCCGGTGCAGGAGACAACCATGCATGAATCCATTACACGTCCCGCCGCTTCCACGGGCGCTCCGCTGCCCGCGGGCACCCTCGGCCGCCTCACCACGCAGGAACGCCTGCGCGCGCTTGGCATGCTGCCCGTGCTGGTGCTGCTATGCATCGGCTTCTCGGTGCTGACCGAGAACTTCGCCGGCTGGCAGAACCTGTCGATCATCGCGCAGCAAGCCTCCATCAACATGGTGCTGGCCGCGGGCATGACCTTCGTGATCCTGACCGGCGGCATCGATTTGTCGGTGGGCTCCATCTTGTCGATCTCGGCGGTGGTGGCGATGCTGGTGTCGCTGATGCCGCAGCTCGGCATGCTGAGCGTGCCCGCCGCGCTCTTGTGCGGCCTGCTGTTCGGCATCGTCAACGGCGCATTGGTCGCTTTCATGAAACTGCCGCCGTTCATCGTCACACTGGGCACGCTCACGGCGGTGCGCGGGCTGGCGCGGCTGGTCGGCAACGACAGCACGATCTACAACCCGGATATCGGCTTTGCCTTTATCGGCAACGGCGAAGTATTGGGCGTGCCCTGGCTGGTGATCATCGCCTTTGCCGTGGTGGCGGTGTCGTGGTTCGTGCTGCGCCGTACCGTGCTGGGCTTGCAGATCTACGCGGTGGGCGGCAATGCCGAGGCGGCGCGCCTGTCCGGCATCAAGGTGTGGGTTGTGCTGCTGTTCGTGTACGCGGTGTCCGGGCTGCTGGCGGGGCTGGGCGGCGTGATGTCCTCCGCGCGCCTGTACGCGGCCAACGGACTGCAGCTTGGCCAGTCGTACGAGCTCGATGCCATCGCCGCGGTCATCCTCGGCGGCACCAGCTTCGTGGGCGGCACCGGCTCCATCGTCGGCACGCTGGTCGGGGCGCTGATCATCGCGGTGCTGTCCAACGGGCTGGTGCTGCTGGGCGTGTCGGATATCTGGCAATACATCATCAAGGGCCTGGTGATCATTGGCGCGGTGGCGCTCGACAGCTATCGCCGCAAGGGTTCGGCGCGCACGTGAGGCGTGCGTGACCTGACCACTGGCAACCGGAGACACGATATGTTCAAGCAATACCTGGCGGCACTGGCAACGGCGGCATTGAGCCTGCTATGCACTGGCGCAGCCGCGCAGAGCGCGCCGGACGCCGCACCGGCGAGCGCAGCCGCGCAACGGCCGCTGAAGAAAGTCGGCGTCACGCTCGGCTCGCTCGGCAACCCCTACTTCGTCGCGCTGGCGCACGGCGCCGAAGCCGCCGCCAAGAAGATCAACCCGGATGCCAAGGTCACGGTGCTGTCCGCCGACTATGACCTCAACAAGCAGTTCTCGCATATCGATAGCTTTATCGTGTCGAAGGTGGACCTGATCCTGATCAACGCGGCCGACGCGCGCGCCATCGAACCCGCGGTCAGGAAGGCTCGCAAGGCCGGCATCGTGGTGGTGGCGGTGGACGTGGCGGCGGCGGGCGCCGACGCCACGGTGCAGACCGACAACACGCGGGCCGGCGAGCTGGCCTGCGCCTTCCTCGCCGGGCGGCTGGGCGGGCGCGGTAACCTCATCATCCAGAATGGCCCGCCGGTGTCTGCCGTGCTGGATCGCGTGAAGGGCTGCAAGATGGTGCTGGGCAAGCACCCCGGCATCCACGTGCTCTCCGATGACCAGGATGGCAAGGGCTCGCGCGAGGGCGGCCTCAATGTCATGCAGCTTTACCTGACCCGCTTCCCCAAGATCGACGCGGTCTTCACCATCAACGACCCGCAGGCTGTCGGCGCCGACCTGGCCGCGCGTCAGCTGAACCGCGGTGGCATCCTGATCGCGTCTGTCGACGGCGCGCCCGATATCGAGGCCGCGCTCAAGGCCAACACGCTGGTGCAGGCCTCGGCCAGCCAGGACCCGTGGGCCATCGCCCGCACCGCGGTGGAGATCGGCGTGGGGCTGATGCATGGCCAGGCGCCCGCAAACCGCACCGTGTTGCTGCCGCCCACACTGGTTACGCGAGCCAATGTGAACGAGTACAAGGGCTGGGCCGCGCCGCGCTAGCCGGGCAGCGG comes from the Cupriavidus basilensis genome and includes:
- a CDS encoding sugar ABC transporter ATP-binding protein encodes the protein MSDTSTKAPLLALRNICKTFPGVRALRKVELTAYAGEVHALMGENGAGKSTLMKILSGAYTADPGGECHIDGQRVQIDGPQSARDLGVAVIYQELSLAPNLSVAENIYLGRALQRRGLVARGDMVRACAPTLARLGADFSPAANVASLSIAQRQLVEIARAVHFEARILVMDEPTTPLSTHETDRLFALIRQLRGEGMAILYISHRMAEIDELADRVTVLRDGCFVGTLDRAHLSQAALVKMMVGRDLSGFYTKTHGQAVEREVMLSVRDVADGRRVKGCSFDLRAGEVLGLAGLVGAGRTELARLVFGADARTRGEVRIANPAGSGGLVTLPAGGPRQAIDAGIAYLTEDRKLQGLFLDQSVHENINLIVAARDALGLGRLNRTAARRRTTEAIDTLGIRVAHAQVNVGALSGGNQQKVMLSRLLEIQPRVLILDEPTRGVDIGAKSEIYRLINALAQSGVAILMISSELPEVVGLCDRVLVMREGTLAGEVRPAGSAAETQERIIALATGAAAAAPAWVDVPLPGAGNATGITLH
- a CDS encoding methylated-DNA--[protein]-cysteine S-methyltransferase; the encoded protein is MDSIFDAILPAPFGKIGVRTDGEFVREIVYLPASMRLVAPANAVTQRLARQLEAYYADPDARFDIPLAPVGSAFQRRVWQAISNVPRGKVTTYGAVARQIASAPRAVGQACGANFFPLVIPCHRVVGASGIGGFANHDGDGFFLDIKRWLLRHEGVMLA
- a CDS encoding ABC transporter substrate-binding protein, with protein sequence MFKQYLAALATAALSLLCTGAAAQSAPDAAPASAAAQRPLKKVGVTLGSLGNPYFVALAHGAEAAAKKINPDAKVTVLSADYDLNKQFSHIDSFIVSKVDLILINAADARAIEPAVRKARKAGIVVVAVDVAAAGADATVQTDNTRAGELACAFLAGRLGGRGNLIIQNGPPVSAVLDRVKGCKMVLGKHPGIHVLSDDQDGKGSREGGLNVMQLYLTRFPKIDAVFTINDPQAVGADLAARQLNRGGILIASVDGAPDIEAALKANTLVQASASQDPWAIARTAVEIGVGLMHGQAPANRTVLLPPTLVTRANVNEYKGWAAPR
- a CDS encoding ROK family transcriptional regulator codes for the protein MNSAKAGRGVNSASLRLYNERALLLALRHAGEASKADLARIAQLTNTAVGSIVQTLTEDGLIHVAGRRQDGQRGQPASLIRLQPKGAFGIGVRLDRGSIECVMVDFGGEILASRAHQMVLPHPEQALALVRDDVAELRALLTPAERKRLLGIGVAQPYNLGAWLRELDLQDEASQATFRAWDAVDFAAALSDATGLPVFGENDGTAAAVAELFYGSHHAQSFLYVFVGPAIGGGVALNGDCVRGVSGNAGDIGMMPVQPSTLASAPRTGKRRDILLARASLNALTRHLRYHGVAIDGHADLEAQVRARHPAVAQWLDDCIDALAPAMQSALAVLDVPLIILDADIDGGLVQALIERLQGELDDGAPEARRAPRVVRGCFGANAGAVGAASLPMFMNFSPRADMLKGASAMIPEANHAIV
- a CDS encoding ABC transporter permease subunit; amino-acid sequence: MHESITRPAASTGAPLPAGTLGRLTTQERLRALGMLPVLVLLCIGFSVLTENFAGWQNLSIIAQQASINMVLAAGMTFVILTGGIDLSVGSILSISAVVAMLVSLMPQLGMLSVPAALLCGLLFGIVNGALVAFMKLPPFIVTLGTLTAVRGLARLVGNDSTIYNPDIGFAFIGNGEVLGVPWLVIIAFAVVAVSWFVLRRTVLGLQIYAVGGNAEAARLSGIKVWVVLLFVYAVSGLLAGLGGVMSSARLYAANGLQLGQSYELDAIAAVILGGTSFVGGTGSIVGTLVGALIIAVLSNGLVLLGVSDIWQYIIKGLVIIGAVALDSYRRKGSART